A part of Deinococcus detaillensis genomic DNA contains:
- the leuB gene encoding 3-isopropylmalate dehydrogenase: MPKVVVLPGDGIGPEVCASAVEVLQKVAPDVQLEYHLLGGGAYDQTGSPFPDATREAVLSCDAVLLGTVGGAQNSPWNSLPRPLRPESGLLQLRKALGVYANLRPVKVMPGLESLSPLREDLAKQVDVLIVRELLGGAYFDPRRAIDGDAAYNTIGYSKLEVDRVARVAFEAAKTRKGEVTSVDKANVLEVSELWRGVVQHLHDTEYPDIKLEHEYVDSVAMLLVKTPGRYDVIVTENLFGDILSDLAAVIPGSLGVMPSASLGDGPGLYEPIHGSAPDIAGKGIANPSGTILSVAMLLRHSLGRDAEAKRIEDAVQAALTEVRTPDLGGKGTTQELGAAVLARL, from the coding sequence GTGCCTAAAGTTGTTGTCTTGCCCGGTGACGGGATTGGCCCGGAAGTCTGCGCCAGCGCTGTGGAAGTGCTGCAAAAAGTCGCGCCGGATGTGCAGCTGGAATACCACCTGCTCGGCGGCGGCGCTTATGACCAGACCGGCTCGCCGTTTCCCGACGCTACCCGCGAGGCAGTCCTGAGTTGTGACGCGGTGCTGCTCGGCACGGTGGGCGGAGCGCAAAACTCGCCTTGGAACAGCCTGCCGCGCCCCTTACGGCCCGAATCGGGCTTGCTGCAACTGCGAAAGGCTCTGGGCGTGTACGCCAACTTGCGGCCCGTCAAGGTGATGCCGGGGCTGGAAAGCTTATCGCCGCTACGCGAAGACCTCGCCAAGCAAGTGGACGTACTGATCGTGCGCGAACTGCTCGGCGGCGCTTACTTCGACCCCCGCCGCGCCATCGATGGTGACGCCGCCTACAACACCATCGGCTACTCGAAGTTGGAGGTTGACCGCGTGGCCCGCGTCGCTTTTGAAGCGGCCAAAACCCGTAAGGGCGAAGTCACCAGTGTGGACAAAGCCAATGTGCTGGAAGTCTCGGAGCTGTGGCGCGGCGTAGTGCAGCACCTCCACGACACCGAATATCCAGACATCAAGCTGGAACACGAGTACGTGGACTCGGTGGCGATGCTGCTGGTCAAAACGCCGGGCCGCTACGACGTGATCGTGACCGAGAATCTGTTCGGTGACATTTTGTCCGACCTCGCCGCCGTGATTCCCGGTTCGCTGGGCGTGATGCCCTCGGCCAGCCTCGGCGACGGCCCCGGCCTCTATGAGCCGATTCACGGCAGCGCTCCTGACATTGCCGGAAAGGGCATCGCCAATCCCAGCGGCACCATCTTGAGCGTGGCGATGCTGCTGAGGCACTCGCTGGGCCGCGACGCCGAGGCAAAGCGCATCGAAGACGCCGTGCAAGCCGCACTCACCGAAGTCCGCACGCCGGATTTGGGTGGCAAGGGCACGACGCAGGAATTGGGCGCGGCGGTGCTGGCAAGGCTTTGA
- a CDS encoding 3-isopropylmalate dehydratase small subunit, whose amino-acid sequence MPRVHVFARDHINTDEIIPARHLTTDIESELAKFAMEDYDKDFVNRVKPGDIMVTGSDFGCGSSREHAVWCLRGAGISAILAPNFARIFYRNAINNGFLALESEDVVAAFEDGDEADIDLATGKITNQRTGQSVAFSPVPQFALDVKAAGGWLEYMRDHSKAELEAETLNAESTEAGHGHAGHDSDENPAPGTQRA is encoded by the coding sequence ATGCCCAGAGTCCATGTCTTTGCCCGCGATCACATCAATACCGACGAAATTATTCCGGCCCGCCACCTGACCACTGACATCGAATCTGAACTCGCCAAATTTGCGATGGAAGATTACGACAAGGACTTTGTTAACCGCGTCAAGCCCGGCGACATTATGGTGACGGGATCAGATTTCGGCTGCGGTTCCTCACGTGAACACGCGGTCTGGTGCCTGCGCGGGGCGGGCATCAGCGCCATCTTAGCGCCCAACTTCGCCCGCATTTTTTACCGCAACGCCATCAACAACGGCTTTTTGGCCCTCGAGTCCGAAGACGTGGTGGCCGCTTTCGAGGACGGCGACGAGGCCGACATTGACCTCGCCACCGGCAAAATCACCAACCAGCGCACCGGCCAGAGCGTGGCCTTCTCGCCGGTGCCGCAGTTCGCGCTGGACGTCAAGGCGGCGGGTGGCTGGCTGGAATACATGCGTGACCACTCCAAAGCGGAGTTGGAAGCCGAAACCCTGAACGCCGAAAGCACCGAGGCTGGACACGGTCACGCTGGGCATGACAGCGACGAGAACCCCGCACCCGGAACCCAGCGTGCCTAA
- a CDS encoding homoaconitate hydratase family protein, whose product MGMTIAEKILAAHSGHTTLTPGQLIECQTDWVLCHEITTPAALRMLEERGMDRVFNPDQIVAVPDHSVPAMNIKAAQMYQKLKSWVKEKGIKHFYDVGRGGIAHVVLENTGLMKPGQTLVSGDSHTCNAGALGTFATGVGSTDLAGAIYAGMVWFKVPETMLIKVTGQTQQGVTPKDIVLEVIKRIGADGANYLVMEWVGDYIDNLDMEGRFTLANMAIEAGGKTGIVAVDDTTRAYMAERGVTPDQYTEYQSDPDAKYKVMVEVDASQVEPTVAYPNIPSNGRVAGSDHIPVTHAYVGSCTNGRISDLRDVARILKGNKVAEGVQMIVVPATQLIWKQAAQEGLLEIFVDAGASVSYPSCGACLGMHSGVLGPNDVCISSTNRNFVGRMGDPSAAIYLASPATVAASAVAGFIADPRAYNHTLPNTSAQVTGGAAD is encoded by the coding sequence ATGGGAATGACGATTGCCGAAAAAATTCTGGCGGCCCACAGCGGCCATACCACCCTCACGCCGGGCCAACTGATCGAGTGCCAAACCGATTGGGTGCTGTGCCACGAGATCACCACTCCCGCCGCCCTGCGGATGCTCGAAGAGCGCGGCATGGACAGGGTCTTTAACCCCGATCAGATCGTGGCGGTGCCGGATCATTCGGTTCCGGCCATGAACATCAAAGCTGCCCAGATGTACCAAAAGCTCAAAAGCTGGGTCAAAGAAAAAGGCATCAAGCACTTTTATGACGTGGGGCGCGGCGGCATTGCTCACGTCGTTCTCGAAAATACCGGCCTGATGAAGCCCGGCCAGACGCTGGTGTCGGGCGACTCGCACACCTGCAACGCCGGAGCGCTCGGCACGTTTGCCACGGGTGTCGGCAGCACCGACCTCGCCGGAGCCATCTACGCCGGCATGGTCTGGTTCAAAGTTCCCGAAACCATGCTGATTAAAGTCACCGGCCAGACCCAGCAGGGCGTCACCCCCAAAGATATCGTGCTGGAAGTCATCAAGCGCATCGGAGCCGATGGAGCCAACTACCTGGTGATGGAGTGGGTCGGCGACTATATCGACAATCTCGACATGGAAGGCCGTTTTACTTTGGCGAACATGGCCATCGAAGCGGGCGGCAAAACCGGTATCGTCGCCGTGGACGACACCACCCGCGCTTACATGGCCGAGCGCGGCGTCACCCCCGATCAGTACACCGAGTACCAGTCCGATCCCGACGCCAAATACAAAGTGATGGTTGAGGTGGACGCCAGCCAGGTCGAGCCGACGGTGGCTTACCCGAACATTCCCAGCAACGGACGGGTGGCGGGCAGCGACCACATCCCCGTGACCCACGCTTATGTCGGAAGCTGCACCAACGGGCGCATTTCTGATTTGCGCGACGTGGCCCGCATCCTGAAGGGCAACAAAGTCGCCGAGGGTGTGCAGATGATTGTGGTTCCGGCCACCCAACTGATCTGGAAGCAGGCGGCGCAAGAAGGCCTGCTCGAAATCTTCGTGGACGCGGGCGCGAGCGTCTCGTATCCGTCGTGCGGCGCGTGTTTGGGCATGCACTCGGGCGTGCTGGGGCCGAACGACGTGTGTATTTCGAGCACCAACCGCAACTTCGTGGGCCGGATGGGCGATCCTTCGGCGGCCATTTATCTGGCCTCGCCCGCGACGGTGGCGGCCAGCGCGGTGGCGGGCTTTATCGCTGATCCCCGCGCTTACAATCACACCTTGCCCAACACGTCTGCTCAGGTCACGGGCGGGGCGGCAGACTGA
- a CDS encoding MFS transporter: MLVAAQAWRVKTFRALRHPNYRRYWFSQLLSLVGSWMQSTAQSYLVLELTNNNAAALGWVTAAQFTPSLLLSLFAGAIVDRVPRRRVLMSTQITLMITAIILAITTHLGLVSFELVLILAGISGIANAFDMPARQSMVVDFVPREDVPNAVALNSLSFNVSRTLGQAVFGGVAALGVALFAGRGAASSSIEGLAFPFYLNVVSFGLVIYVLATLPFPAREVGGQRAVIDDIKEGLRYVRATPNIAVTMVLVALLSLTAINFNVIIPYFARAVYNLREGGFGAMNAAFGVGAMVGALWQASQADPAKNLRSGAIILIISLAVFALTPSALLASLVLAVCGFGMLTFLISANSTVQLTVPNALRGRVMSLYSLVLAGMGPPGALLVSYLIDKSGPLGPRQGLIVVGVLALLAVVAVWRRLPRGMTRAETPLEVAQAVQAGTLEAGKKPMQAPVMGEGESKKAAP; the protein is encoded by the coding sequence ATGCTCGTTGCCGCTCAGGCGTGGCGCGTCAAGACTTTCCGCGCTCTGCGCCACCCCAATTACCGCCGGTACTGGTTTTCACAGCTTCTCAGCTTGGTGGGATCGTGGATGCAGTCCACGGCCCAGTCGTACTTGGTCTTAGAACTGACCAACAACAACGCGGCGGCTCTTGGCTGGGTCACGGCAGCCCAGTTCACCCCGAGTTTGCTGCTGTCGCTGTTCGCCGGGGCCATTGTTGACCGGGTGCCGCGCCGCCGGGTGCTGATGTCGACCCAGATCACCTTGATGATCACCGCCATCATCTTGGCCATCACCACCCACCTCGGCTTGGTCAGCTTCGAGCTGGTGCTGATCTTGGCGGGGATCAGCGGGATAGCCAACGCCTTTGACATGCCGGCCCGTCAGAGCATGGTGGTGGACTTCGTGCCGCGTGAGGACGTGCCCAACGCGGTGGCGCTCAACAGCTTGTCGTTTAATGTCTCGCGCACTTTGGGGCAGGCCGTGTTTGGCGGGGTAGCGGCGCTGGGTGTGGCTTTGTTCGCCGGGCGCGGGGCGGCCAGCAGCTCCATCGAGGGCCTCGCGTTTCCCTTTTACCTGAACGTGGTGTCGTTCGGTTTGGTGATTTACGTGCTGGCGACTTTGCCGTTTCCGGCACGTGAAGTGGGCGGGCAGCGGGCGGTCATCGACGACATCAAAGAGGGCCTGCGCTACGTGCGTGCCACGCCCAATATCGCCGTGACGATGGTGCTGGTGGCGCTGCTGAGCTTAACGGCCATCAATTTCAACGTGATCATTCCGTATTTTGCCCGCGCTGTTTATAACCTGCGCGAAGGCGGTTTTGGGGCCATGAACGCCGCGTTCGGGGTGGGCGCGATGGTGGGGGCGCTGTGGCAAGCCTCGCAGGCCGATCCAGCCAAAAATTTGCGTTCCGGCGCAATAATTTTGATCATCAGCCTGGCGGTCTTTGCGCTGACGCCCTCGGCTTTGCTGGCCTCGTTGGTACTGGCCGTCTGCGGCTTCGGGATGCTGACTTTTTTGATCAGCGCCAACAGCACCGTGCAGCTCACCGTGCCCAACGCCCTGCGGGGCCGCGTGATGAGCCTGTATTCGCTGGTGCTGGCCGGAATGGGGCCGCCCGGAGCTTTGCTGGTCAGTTACCTGATTGACAAATCTGGCCCGCTGGGGCCGCGTCAGGGGTTGATCGTGGTGGGGGTGCTGGCGCTGCTGGCAGTGGTGGCGGTCTGGCGGCGGCTGCCCAGAGGCATGACACGCGCCGAAACACCATTGGAAGTGGCTCAGGCCGTGCAAGCTGGAACGTTGGAGGCCGGTAAAAAGCCGATGCAAGCGCCAGTGATGGGTGAGGGGGAATCAAAAAAAGCCGCTCCATGA
- a CDS encoding C40 family peptidase, producing the protein MGRPLASWTLPRRTLVCASLLLPGLALASSGSAASSASSFPAGLSIKVQPKDTAYSLAKKYNLSVDSLLSLNNLSSSNLTVGQLLLVSPPTYTVTKGDTAFSIARKNNLTVDALLSLNNLSSTKVNLGQVLRVVAVSASTANLASGAASSSAVSAASTVISSSITVTPAAVPPVSYAQEAPPSTLLEAALTPPVQTTTASIITTLPPTASADLPSLSTDWLSNAQGLLGVPYVYGGKSRSGTDCSGFVLQVFTPLGLSLPRVSADQAQVGVSVERSNLQSGDLVFFDTEGRGKVTHVGIVVDGNSFINANSFAGRVTIDDLSSRYWATRYLGARRVLGVMAASH; encoded by the coding sequence TTGGGCCGACCCTTAGCGAGCTGGACTTTACCGCGCCGAACGCTGGTCTGCGCTTCTCTCCTTCTCCCCGGCCTCGCGCTGGCGTCCAGCGGCTCCGCTGCAAGCTCGGCAAGTTCGTTTCCGGCGGGGCTGAGCATCAAAGTGCAGCCCAAAGACACCGCCTACAGCTTGGCCAAAAAGTACAACCTCAGCGTAGATTCGCTGCTCAGCCTCAACAACCTCAGCTCTTCAAATTTAACGGTTGGACAACTCCTGCTCGTGTCGCCCCCGACGTACACCGTCACCAAGGGCGACACGGCTTTTTCGATTGCCCGCAAAAACAACTTGACGGTTGACGCTCTGCTCAGCCTCAACAACCTCAGCAGCACCAAAGTCAACTTGGGGCAGGTGCTGAGAGTGGTGGCCGTGAGCGCTTCCACCGCCAACTTGGCCAGCGGCGCGGCGAGCAGCAGCGCGGTCAGTGCGGCCAGCACCGTGATCAGCTCCAGCATCACCGTGACGCCCGCTGCCGTGCCGCCCGTGAGCTACGCGCAGGAAGCGCCGCCCAGCACCCTGCTGGAAGCCGCGCTGACCCCGCCCGTTCAGACCACCACCGCCAGCATCATCACCACCTTGCCGCCCACCGCGTCAGCCGACTTGCCCAGTCTCAGCACCGACTGGCTCAGCAATGCCCAGGGCCTTTTGGGCGTGCCTTATGTCTACGGCGGCAAAAGCCGGAGCGGCACCGATTGCAGCGGCTTTGTTTTGCAAGTCTTCACGCCGCTGGGCCTGAGCTTGCCGCGCGTCAGCGCCGATCAAGCTCAGGTCGGGGTTTCGGTGGAGCGCTCAAATCTTCAGAGCGGCGACTTGGTGTTCTTCGATACCGAGGGGCGCGGCAAAGTCACCCACGTCGGCATCGTGGTGGACGGCAACAGTTTTATCAATGCCAATTCGTTCGCGGGCCGTGTCACCATCGACGACCTCAGCAGCCGCTACTGGGCCACCCGTTATCTCGGCGCGAGGCGCGTGCTGGGCGTGATGGCCGCCAGCCACTAA
- a CDS encoding Mov34/MPN/PAD-1 family protein: MSDAAPRLLLPRELETQLWQHARRDAPQECVGVLGGRQVGGGSVAGGGWQASRLYPLVNRAAYPQREYLAEAAGLLRALKSMRAESLELVAIYHSHPHGPAHFSFTDQQQAAYDVPYLIADLVSGHLSAYLLPEGVECELRPDE; the protein is encoded by the coding sequence ATGTCTGACGCTGCGCCCCGCTTGTTGCTGCCAAGGGAGCTTGAAACTCAGCTTTGGCAGCATGCCCGCCGAGATGCGCCGCAGGAATGCGTCGGCGTGTTGGGCGGGCGGCAGGTCGGCGGCGGATCGGTGGCGGGTGGTGGGTGGCAGGCCAGCAGGCTGTATCCGCTGGTCAACCGAGCCGCCTACCCCCAGCGCGAGTACCTGGCCGAAGCGGCGGGCCTGCTGCGGGCTCTGAAATCCATGCGGGCAGAATCACTGGAGCTGGTGGCCATCTATCACAGTCACCCACACGGCCCAGCCCACTTCAGCTTTACTGACCAGCAGCAGGCCGCTTACGACGTGCCGTACCTCATCGCCGATCTCGTCAGCGGCCACCTGAGTGCTTATCTGTTGCCGGAGGGGGTGGAGTGCGAGTTGAGGCCGGATGAGTAG
- a CDS encoding FtsK/SpoIIIE family DNA translocase → MTIKKRAKPVQNRFDGEAFGLVLFALGIFLIVTLVLPTQGAGFMSQAHALLMTWLAWGSYTLPLVPLCYGILIFLNKDLRNLTRRLLGAAVVVVSLLALEGVIWPGAAGKLAALAVSPLQPLSYAAALLPLITLTLGCELVLGMPALSLLKGFFRGLSAGVGVVLGWGQAAVETRQEGKETAQQRQHMRQHLSSHSRNLETLTKLYPESRELQSWKNETKDATKQVRALDEHGLRDMEADLKHWQDISSSFVQSAGRDLQAAVSSEAPDAGAQVEVMAQDVRSSRHELGLELPSTLASGALERLRRSMMMDLYRLAAKAASLERERGRAAKALEKPDPALLSRERPAHAQRVQSWRELSEGYAAWKERSALYAGWPALARAYDASPTRLAENLEQALLTDPDGTLSEQAVWQQRLEEVQHDSGTHTPLMDFDFGSPADSFSASEQAQSAGFGADLTYQPPLMDFQLGGQPAGTQAALAQAAVLVASTPPAQTVGSSNASSPLPQPSGRRLEEDHLPWEEAPQSLPPKRSRPAQGALELAIPGTDLLDPLPPALHNTLQLDISARQRAGLINETLGQFGLSAKVVDFARGPTVTRYEIEPAPGEKISRIASLSNDLARALAVGGVRVEAPVPGKSVIGLEVPNAEREPVTFHTAVAASSFQNTRARLPIILGKSIDGELMVGDLAKMPHLLIAGSTGSGKSVCVNTLITSLLYKYLPTELRFLMIDPKMVELTPYDGIPHLVRGVVTNPVDAAGVLLGAVAHMERRYKMMSQAGAKNLEQYNAKMRQINETELPHLVIIIDELADLMITSPKEVESAIMRLAQMARATGMHLVLATQRPSVDILTSLIKVNVPARIAFAVSSSHDSRTILDSMGAERLTGMGDMLFYQPGLVKPIRLQGPYISEDESSRITEELRRQVFDDAFVELYGPDFDGGIEAGGPSHDKGSMDFSDPLLRQAAEICIEEGQGSVSRLQRRLSVGHARAGKLMDLLEAMGIVSKHQGSKPRDILINREDLPEYFGK, encoded by the coding sequence ATGACCATCAAGAAACGCGCCAAACCCGTCCAGAACCGCTTTGACGGAGAAGCCTTCGGCTTGGTGCTGTTCGCGCTGGGGATTTTTTTGATCGTGACGCTGGTGCTGCCCACGCAGGGAGCCGGATTCATGTCACAGGCCCACGCGCTGCTGATGACTTGGCTGGCGTGGGGCAGCTACACCTTGCCGCTGGTGCCGCTGTGTTACGGCATTCTCATTTTCCTGAACAAGGATCTGCGAAACCTCACCCGCCGCCTGCTGGGCGCGGCCGTGGTGGTGGTGTCGCTGCTGGCCCTAGAAGGCGTCATTTGGCCGGGCGCGGCGGGCAAACTCGCCGCGCTGGCGGTCAGTCCGCTTCAGCCCCTGTCGTACGCAGCGGCGCTGCTTCCCCTCATTACCTTGACGCTCGGCTGCGAGTTGGTGCTGGGAATGCCGGCGCTGAGCCTACTCAAAGGTTTTTTTCGTGGCCTCAGCGCCGGAGTGGGCGTTGTGCTGGGCTGGGGCCAAGCCGCCGTAGAAACCCGCCAGGAAGGCAAAGAAACCGCTCAGCAGCGCCAGCACATGCGCCAGCATCTCTCGTCTCACAGCCGCAACCTGGAGACGCTGACCAAGCTGTATCCCGAAAGCCGCGAACTCCAAAGCTGGAAAAACGAAACAAAAGACGCCACTAAACAGGTGCGGGCGCTCGACGAACATGGCCTGAGAGACATGGAAGCCGACCTGAAGCACTGGCAAGACATCAGCAGTTCATTTGTGCAGAGTGCCGGGCGCGACCTTCAAGCGGCAGTGAGCAGCGAAGCGCCGGACGCGGGCGCACAGGTCGAGGTGATGGCCCAAGACGTGCGCTCCAGCCGCCACGAACTCGGCCTGGAGTTGCCCTCTACGCTGGCCAGCGGGGCGCTGGAACGGCTGCGCCGCAGCATGATGATGGACCTTTACCGCCTCGCCGCCAAAGCCGCCAGCCTGGAGCGCGAGCGCGGACGGGCCGCCAAAGCCTTGGAGAAACCCGATCCGGCGCTGCTATCCCGCGAGCGCCCCGCCCACGCCCAGCGGGTGCAGAGCTGGCGCGAACTGAGTGAGGGGTACGCCGCTTGGAAGGAACGCTCGGCTTTGTACGCTGGCTGGCCCGCACTGGCCCGCGCTTACGACGCTTCCCCGACTCGACTCGCCGAAAACCTTGAGCAAGCCCTGCTGACTGACCCTGACGGCACCCTCAGCGAGCAGGCGGTTTGGCAGCAGCGCTTGGAAGAAGTGCAGCACGACAGCGGCACCCACACGCCGCTGATGGATTTTGATTTCGGCAGCCCAGCCGACTCTTTTTCTGCGTCGGAGCAGGCCCAAAGCGCCGGGTTCGGTGCAGATTTGACATACCAGCCGCCGCTGATGGACTTTCAGCTGGGCGGTCAACCTGCCGGGACTCAGGCAGCGCTAGCACAGGCGGCGGTCTTGGTGGCCTCCACGCCGCCCGCCCAAACTGTAGGCAGCAGCAACGCCAGCAGTCCTTTGCCGCAGCCATCGGGCCGCAGGCTGGAAGAAGACCACTTACCCTGGGAGGAAGCGCCGCAGAGCCTGCCTCCCAAACGCAGCCGCCCGGCGCAGGGCGCTCTCGAACTGGCCATTCCGGGTACCGATTTGCTCGACCCGCTTCCGCCGGCACTCCACAACACCTTGCAGCTCGACATCTCGGCGCGGCAGCGGGCTGGCCTGATCAACGAAACGCTGGGGCAGTTCGGCTTGTCGGCCAAAGTGGTGGACTTCGCACGCGGCCCCACCGTCACCCGCTACGAAATCGAGCCAGCTCCCGGCGAGAAGATCAGCCGGATTGCCAGCCTCAGCAACGACCTTGCCCGCGCCCTCGCCGTCGGCGGCGTGCGAGTCGAAGCTCCGGTGCCGGGCAAAAGCGTGATCGGCCTCGAAGTCCCCAACGCCGAGCGCGAACCCGTTACCTTTCACACGGCGGTGGCGGCCAGCAGCTTTCAGAACACCCGCGCCCGCTTGCCGATCATTTTGGGCAAAAGCATCGACGGCGAACTGATGGTGGGCGACCTCGCCAAGATGCCGCACCTGCTGATCGCCGGTTCTACGGGGTCGGGCAAGTCGGTGTGTGTCAATACTCTGATCACCTCACTGCTCTACAAATACCTGCCCACCGAGTTGCGCTTCTTGATGATCGATCCCAAGATGGTCGAACTCACGCCCTACGACGGCATTCCCCACCTGGTGCGCGGCGTCGTCACCAATCCGGTGGACGCGGCGGGCGTGCTGCTCGGCGCGGTGGCCCACATGGAGCGGCGCTACAAGATGATGTCGCAGGCCGGAGCCAAGAACTTGGAGCAGTACAACGCCAAGATGCGCCAGATCAACGAAACTGAACTGCCGCACTTGGTGATTATCATCGACGAGCTGGCCGATTTGATGATCACCTCGCCCAAAGAAGTGGAGTCGGCCATTATGCGCCTGGCCCAGATGGCCCGCGCCACCGGAATGCACCTGGTGTTGGCGACCCAGCGCCCCAGCGTGGATATCTTGACCAGTTTGATTAAAGTCAACGTTCCAGCCCGAATTGCGTTTGCGGTCAGCAGTTCGCACGATTCGCGCACCATTTTGGACAGCATGGGAGCCGAGCGGTTGACCGGCATGGGTGACATGCTGTTTTATCAGCCGGGCTTGGTCAAGCCGATCCGCCTTCAGGGGCCGTATATCAGTGAGGACGAATCGAGCCGCATCACCGAGGAACTGCGCCGCCAAGTCTTTGACGACGCCTTCGTGGAACTCTACGGCCCCGACTTTGACGGCGGCATCGAAGCGGGCGGCCCCAGCCATGACAAAGGCAGCATGGACTTCTCTGATCCGCTGCTGCGCCAAGCCGCTGAAATCTGCATCGAGGAAGGCCAGGGCAGTGTCAGCCGCTTGCAGCGCCGCCTTTCGGTGGGCCACGCCAGAGCGGGCAAGCTGATGGATTTGCTGGAGGCGATGGGCATTGTCAGCAAGCACCAAGGCAGCAAACCGAGAGACATCTTGATCAACAGAGAAGATTTGCCGGAGTATTTTGGGAAATGA
- the hspR gene encoding heat shock protein transcriptional repressor HspR, fused homodimer type, producing the protein MASDTKQRPVYVISIAAELVDMHPQTLRLYERKGLIRPGRTSGKTRLYSERDIEHLREIRRLTQELGVNLAGVEEVMRLQHELDDMQDELEQEIERIENEIRAQVAQPLPALGQTLDSKDRPVYVISIAAELVDMHPQTLRLYERKGLIRPGRSSGKTRLYSERDIDHLREIRRLTQELGVNLAGVEEIMRLRFELDANRGRLENRIADIQQDITERMTRWRELPAPPHSHSEADDASE; encoded by the coding sequence ATGGCCTCCGACACCAAGCAACGCCCCGTCTACGTCATCAGCATTGCCGCTGAATTGGTGGATATGCACCCACAGACTTTGCGCTTATACGAGCGCAAGGGTCTGATTCGGCCGGGACGTACCAGCGGTAAAACGCGGCTGTATTCCGAGCGCGACATCGAGCATTTGCGCGAAATCCGGCGGCTGACGCAGGAATTGGGCGTTAACCTGGCGGGCGTAGAAGAAGTCATGCGGCTGCAACACGAACTCGACGACATGCAAGATGAGCTGGAGCAAGAGATCGAGCGAATCGAAAACGAGATTCGCGCTCAGGTCGCTCAGCCGCTGCCGGCGCTGGGGCAAACGCTCGATTCCAAAGACCGGCCCGTGTACGTGATCAGCATTGCCGCCGAGCTGGTGGACATGCACCCGCAGACTCTGCGCTTATATGAACGCAAGGGTCTGATTCGTCCGGGGCGCAGCAGCGGCAAGACCCGGCTGTATTCCGAGCGCGATATAGACCACCTGCGCGAAATCCGGCGGCTGACTCAGGAATTAGGCGTTAATCTGGCAGGCGTGGAAGAAATCATGCGTCTCAGATTTGAACTTGACGCCAACCGGGGCCGCTTGGAAAACCGGATTGCCGATATTCAGCAAGACATCACTGAGCGGATGACCCGGTGGCGCGAACTGCCCGCCCCGCCCCACAGCCACTCGGAGGCGGACGACGCCAGTGAGTGA
- a CDS encoding metallophosphoesterase, whose product MSEWTAPSAILPMSETLWVVGDIHGALSKLKLLLLRSGLTDFDGSWRGGASHLVFLGDYLDRGEDGAGVLRLIRTLQRQALLAGGRVDALLGNHEVMFLAAMLFRQKDPRDEHGFYEYWHSNGGQPRDMTLIEPGDLGWLSERPAMLRVGPWLMQHADSAMYLKLAPSIPEVNAAVASKLQSTEPRVWQEFLSAFAARFAFAGQDGAPLIQRVLSTFGAERIVHGHTPINLLLGTSGEEPGAPLPYASRLCLDIDSAMAYIPGAGFMTRLDDEGIAEVVPYPPLSFAR is encoded by the coding sequence GTGAGTGAGTGGACCGCACCCAGCGCCATTTTGCCGATGTCCGAGACCCTCTGGGTGGTGGGAGACATTCACGGCGCACTCAGCAAGCTCAAGCTGCTGCTGCTGCGCTCTGGCCTGACCGATTTTGACGGCTCATGGCGCGGGGGCGCTTCGCACCTGGTCTTTCTGGGCGATTACCTCGACCGGGGCGAAGACGGCGCGGGGGTGCTGCGCCTGATTCGCACCTTGCAGCGCCAAGCCTTGCTGGCCGGCGGGCGGGTCGACGCGCTGCTCGGCAACCATGAAGTGATGTTTTTGGCGGCCATGCTGTTTCGGCAAAAAGACCCCAGGGACGAACACGGCTTTTACGAGTACTGGCACAGCAACGGCGGCCAGCCGCGCGACATGACCCTAATCGAACCCGGCGACCTCGGCTGGCTCTCGGAGCGCCCCGCCATGCTGCGGGTCGGGCCGTGGCTGATGCAGCACGCCGACAGCGCCATGTACCTTAAGCTGGCACCCAGCATCCCTGAGGTCAATGCGGCGGTGGCCAGCAAACTTCAGTCCACTGAGCCCAGAGTCTGGCAGGAGTTTCTCAGCGCCTTTGCCGCCCGCTTCGCCTTCGCGGGTCAAGACGGCGCACCCCTGATTCAGCGGGTGCTCAGCACCTTCGGTGCGGAACGCATCGTGCACGGACACACGCCCATCAATTTGCTGCTCGGCACTTCCGGCGAAGAACCGGGTGCGCCGCTGCCTTACGCTTCTCGCCTGTGCTTAGACATCGACAGCGCCATGGCTTACATCCCCGGCGCAGGCTTCATGACCCGCCTCGATGACGAGGGCATTGCCGAAGTGGTGCCTTACCCGCCGCTGAGTTTCGCACGGTGA